Within the Pseudomonas sp. SL4(2022) genome, the region GGCAAGCCCTCGCAGTCGTCCTGCACCTGACCGTTGTGCCAGGCCAGTTGGCCGGAAACGATGGTGGTGCGCACGGCATGGCGGAAGGCGCGGCCCTGGAAGGGTGTCCAGCCGCAGTGCGCGAGCGTGGGGTCGGCTTCGACCGGGCGCGGTTCGGCCAGGCGCTCGATTAGGGTCAGGTCGGCCCAGTAGCCTTCGCGCAGGTAGCCGCGCTGCTCGATGGCAAAGCGCTGCGCGACGGCATGGCTGGTTTTCTCGACCAAGGTGGTCAGAGGCAGCAGGCCGTCGGCCACCAGTTCCAGCAGCGAGGGCAGGGCGTGTTGCACCAGTGGCAGGCCGGACGGGGCTTGCAGGTAGGGCCGCTGCTTTTCTTCCAGGGTGTGCGGGGCGTGGTCGGTGCCGATGATGTCCAACCGGCCGCACAGCAGGGCCTGACGCAGGGCATCTCGGTCGGCTTGGGTTTTGATCGCCGGGTTGCATTTGATCAGGTGGCCGAGCGCCGCGTAGTCGCGGTCATCGAAGTACAGGTGGTGCGCGCAGACCTCGGCGGTGATCTGCTTGCCGGCCAGCGGGCCGGGTTGGAACAGGCTCAGTTCGCGGGCCGTGGTGATGTGCAGCACGTGCAACTGGGTGTCAAAGCGCTGCGCCAGGCTGACGGCGAGGCTGGAGGATTGGTAGCAGGCCTCGGCATCGCGGATCAGCGGATGCTGCTCGGCGGGAATCTGCTCGCCGTACTGCGCCTGCCACTGCTGTTCGCGTTCGCGGATGCGCGGCGTGTGTTCGCAGTGGGTGAGGATGATGGTCGGGCAATCGCGGAACAGCCGTTCCAGCGAGGGCAGGTCATCCACCAGCATGTTGCCGGTGCTGGCACCCATAAAGACTTTCACCGCTGCCACGCGGTTGGGGTCGAGCGCGGCGACGATGTCGAGGTTCTCGTGGCTGACGCCAAAGTGGAAGCCGAAGTTGGTTTTCGAGCAGTTGGCGGCGCGCCGCTCTTTGGCTTCCAGCGCCTCTAGGTTAAGGGTCGGCGGGTTGGTGTTGGGCATGTCCATGACGCTGGTGATGC harbors:
- a CDS encoding dihydroorotase — encoded protein: MTDLLIRNARLINEGREYEADLLVRHGRIETIASSLTGVNAKVEIDAAGQFLLPGMIDDQVHFRDPGAPHKGSFATESRAAVAGGITSVMDMPNTNPPTLNLEALEAKERRAANCSKTNFGFHFGVSHENLDIVAALDPNRVAAVKVFMGASTGNMLVDDLPSLERLFRDCPTIILTHCEHTPRIREREQQWQAQYGEQIPAEQHPLIRDAEACYQSSSLAVSLAQRFDTQLHVLHITTARELSLFQPGPLAGKQITAEVCAHHLYFDDRDYAALGHLIKCNPAIKTQADRDALRQALLCGRLDIIGTDHAPHTLEEKQRPYLQAPSGLPLVQHALPSLLELVADGLLPLTTLVEKTSHAVAQRFAIEQRGYLREGYWADLTLIERLAEPRPVEADPTLAHCGWTPFQGRAFRHAVRTTIVSGQLAWHNGQVQDDCEGLPLRYQRQ